GCTTCACCAAAAGCGGGATGTCCTCTTTTCTGTCCCGGAGCGGCGGCACCCTCAGCGGGATAACATTGAGCCGGTAGTAAAGGTCCTGCCGGAATCTCCCCTCCTCCATCTCCTTTTCCAGATCTTTATTGGTGGCCGCGACAACTCGGACATCCGTGGCAATCAACTTCGTGCCGCCCACGCGTTCATACTTCTTTTCCTGTAGAATTCTCAATACTTTGGCCTGGGCCTTCAAACTCAAATCACCGATTTCATCCAAAAAAATGCTGCCGCGGTGGGCGCTTTCGAACTTGCCTATCTTTTTTTCGTAGGCGCCGGTGAAAGAGCCTTTTTCATGGCCGAAAAGCTCGCTCTCGATCAATTCGTCCGGGATGGCGGCGCAGTTGACCTGGACAAAGCGGTTCTGGCGGCGCCCGGAATGCTGGTGGATCAACCGGGCGATGAGCTCCTTGCCGGTGCCGCTGTCGCCGGAGATTAGGACGGTGGAATCGCTGCGCGCCACCCGGCGGATGGTCTCCTGCAGGGCCTGCATGAGGCCTGAGCGGCCCACCAGCTCGTACTTCCTGGCGGTCATGGTGCGCAGACTGGAATTTTCCTTGCGCAGCTGGATTTTTTCGGCCGCGTTGCGCACCGTCAGCACCAGCTTGTCGCGGGAGATGGGCTTTTCCAGGAAATCGAAGGCGCCCAGGCGCGACGCCTCCACCGCCTCCTCGATGCCGGAGTGGCCGGAAATCATGATCACCTCGACATCGGGGTTCACCTCCCGCAGCGATTTCAGCACCTGCAAACCGTCCATCCCGCCAGGCATCTTGACATCGAGCAGGACGATGTCGGGCATGGTCTTCTTGAAGCTGTCGATGCCCGAGATCCCGTCCTTGGCCAGGCAGACGGAGTATTTTTCGTATTCCAGGACCATTTTCACCGATTCCTGGATATTCTTCTCGTCGTCGACGACCAGGACTTTCACGTTTTCCATGCCTTGTTTATAGCAAACCCGGCCGTTTTTTTCAAATCGCGGCCGCGGCCCGGAAAAATTTCAGATAATGATTTTTTTTTCGGGATCGCTGCGTCCCTGCACCAGGAGGTAGGGGGATCCGATATTGCAGCGGTTGTGAAAAAAGCGCAGTTCGCGGGAAACCTCGAGGATGCGCAGAAAATAGGAACGCATGGAGGTCTTGAAGAGGAATTGGACGGGTTGGGCGATCTCGTTGCCGGCAAACTGATACCCGTAAGCCGAAAAAACATAGTCCGTGGGATCGGCTCCGAAACCCTTCAATTTGACCAGGTAGACCAGAACGCCCTTGCCGGCGATGCGCAACAGGTCGGCCATGGAGGTGACCGCGGGCTTGACGTAGAGGTTGGAGAACTGGACCTGGGGAAAAATCCCGCGCTCATCACGGAAGCCGTTCCCCGTCGACCGTTTTTGCTTCAGAAAAGCGGTGTGGATGTCGGAGACGGCTGAGACGAAGACCCCCTTGTTGATCAGATATTTTTCCTCGGCCGCCGTCCCTTCATCATCAAAGGGAACCGATCCGGTCTGCTCGGCTAGGGCCGGGTTGTCGAGGATGCTGACCTTGGCCGAGGCGCCGATCAATCGGCTTTTTCCGCCCGAACGGTCGAGGCGCAGGCCGGAAGAGAATTCCTTCAGCACCTGGACCGAGGCTTCCGGCGACATGACGAACAAATCATTGCCGGCCGTTGGCGGCGCTTCGGCCGCCAGGGCGCCGAGCAAGTTCGCCGCCCTGGCCACCAGGCGCTCGGGGTTGAAGTGGCTGAAATAATTGTGGCTTTCGCTCAGCTCGAGGATGTGATCCCGGAGCATGAAAGCGACCTGAGCTTGGAAATGCGTTTTCTTGTACTTGGCCATGAAGCCGAGGCTGTTGGCCAGGTAGACTTTTTTCAGCAGCCGGGAAAAATGAAATTTTTTTAGCTTCAGCCCCGGAAACGTCACCAGGCCTTCCTTGATCTTCTCCAGCAGTTCGCTGACCTGCGTTTCGTC
Above is a window of Candidatus Aminicenantes bacterium DNA encoding:
- a CDS encoding metallopeptidase TldD-related protein, which encodes DETQVSELLEKIKEGLVTFPGLKLKKFHFSRLLKKVYLANSLGFMAKYKKTHFQAQVAFMLRDHILELSESHNYFSHFNPERLVARAANLLGALAAEAPPTAGNDLFVMSPEASVQVLKEFSSGLRLDRSGGKSRLIGASAKVSILDNPALAEQTGSVPFDDEGTAAEEKYLINKGVFVSAVSDIHTAFLKQKRSTGNGFRDERGIFPQVQFSNLYVKPAVTSMADLLRIAGKGVLVYLVKLKGFGADPTDYVFSAYGYQFAGNEIAQPVQFLFKTSMRSYFLRILEVSRELRFFHNRCNIGSPYLLVQGRSDPEKKIII
- a CDS encoding sigma-54 dependent transcriptional regulator; translated protein: MENVKVLVVDDEKNIQESVKMVLEYEKYSVCLAKDGISGIDSFKKTMPDIVLLDVKMPGGMDGLQVLKSLREVNPDVEVIMISGHSGIEEAVEASRLGAFDFLEKPISRDKLVLTVRNAAEKIQLRKENSSLRTMTARKYELVGRSGLMQALQETIRRVARSDSTVLISGDSGTGKELIARLIHQHSGRRQNRFVQVNCAAIPDELIESELFGHEKGSFTGAYEKKIGKFESAHRGSIFLDEIGDLSLKAQAKVLRILQEKKYERVGGTKLIATDVRVVAATNKDLEKEMEEGRFRQDLYYRLNVIPLRVPPLRDRKEDIPLLVKRFLKDFSSKEGEAEKTITDDALAILMRHSWPGNVRELKNIVERLNIMKVGNVIEADDIPLFMKKEQNPESEVTESAPDSLREAKTAFEKQYIAGKLKEYDGNVSRTAEAIGLERSNLHRKIKAYGLDVKNEEAGDGSEL